From Peromyscus maniculatus bairdii isolate BWxNUB_F1_BW_parent chromosome 8, HU_Pman_BW_mat_3.1, whole genome shotgun sequence, a single genomic window includes:
- the Lpo gene encoding lactoperoxidase isoform X3, translated as MAVMKTLVHLPILLASLTLLQTAVSARNGLTARTATIRETVDEVKVQVNKAFLDSRARLKTALTTQAPSTRHFSEYLKQAKGRTRTAIRSGQVWEESLKKLRKAVSLTNVTGQGLDFTKLSREVGCDPPAPAVNCNISNPYRTITGVCNNRKNPELGSANRALARWLPAEYEDGLFLPFGWTPGKTRNGFPLPQPREVSNQIAGYLKEEEVLDQNRSLLFMQWGQIVDHDLDFAPETEADNYSKAQCDEHCIQGDNCFPIRFPTGDPKLKTQGKCMPFFRAGFVCPTSPYQSLAREQINALTSFMDASLVYGAESGLANRLRNLSSPLGLMAVNEEVSDHGLPLLPFVKVKPSPCEVINATAGVPCFLAGDSRASEQILLATSHTLFVREHNRLARELNRLNPHWDAEKLYQEARKILGAFIQIVTFRDYLPILLGDEMQTWIPPYQGYSETVDPRISNVFTFAFRFGHLEVPSTISRLDENYQPWGSEPELPLHTLFFNTWRLVKDGGIDPLVRGLLAKKAKLVHQDKMMTGELRNMLFQPNHTIHGFDLAAINIQRSRDHGQPGYNSWRAFCGLSQPKTLEELSAVLRNEVLAKKLLDLYGTPDNIDIWLGAIAEPLVHRGRVGPLLTCLLGQQFQRIRDGDRFWWENPGVFTEKQRDSLQKVSFSRLVCDNTAINKVPLNPFQANSYPHGFVDCSSIDKLDLSPWASVKK; from the exons ATGGCAG TGATGAAAACCCTTGTGCATCTCCCAATCCTCCTAGCTTCCCTGACCTTGCTCCAGACGGCAGTGTCTGCCAGAAATG GTCTGACTGCCAGAACGGCCACCATTCGTGAAACAGTGGATGAGGTCAAGGTCCAGGTCAACAAGGCCTTCCTGGATTCCCGGGCTAG GCTGAAGACTGCCCTGACCACCCAGGCTCCTTCCACCCGTCACTTCTCAGAGTATCTCAAGCAAGCCAAAGGCCGGACACGCACAGCCATCCGCAGCGGGCAGGTGTGGGAAGAGTCtctaaagaaactgaggaaggcGGTGTCCTTGACCAATGTCACAG GCCAAGGCCTGGACTTCACGAAGCTCTCTCGGGAGGTGGGCTGTGATCCCCCTGCTCCGGCAGTGAATTGCAACATAAGCAACCCTTACCGGACCATCACTGGAGTCTGTAACAACAG GAAGAATCCAGAGCTGGGATCCGCCAACAGGGCTCTGGCTCGCTGGCTGCCGGCAGAGTACGAGGACGGACTCTTCCTCCCCTTCGGGTGGACGCCGGGGAAGACGCGGAACGGCTTCCCTCTCCCACAG CCCCGTGAAGTCTCCAACCAGATCGCTGGCTacctgaaggaggaggaggttcTGGACCAAAACAGATCCCTGCTCTTCATGCAGTGGGGTCAGATCGTGGACCACGACTTGGACTTTGCCCCTGAAACTGAGGCGGACAACTACTCCAAAGCCCAGTGCGATGAACACTGTATCCAGGGAGACAACTGCTTCCCCATCAGG TTTCCAACTGGTGACCCTAAGTTGAAGACTCAGGGGAAGTGCATGCCTTTCTTCAGAGCGGGATTTGTCTGCCCCACATCGCCCTACCAATCCCTAGCCCGAGAGCAGATCAACGCGCTCACCTCTTTCATGGACGCTAGTTTGGTGTACGGCGCTGAGTCAGGCCTGGCAAATCGACTTCGAAATCTCAGCAGCCCCCTGGGCCTCATGGCTGTCAATGAGGAAGTCTCAGACCATGGGTTGCCTCTCCTGCCTTTCGTCAAAGTGAAGCCCAGCCCCTGCGAGGTCATCAACGCCACCGCTGGCGTGCCCTGCTTCTTGGCAG GAGACTCCCGAGCCTCCGAGCAGATCTTGCTGGCCACATCCCATACACTCTTTGTCCGGGAGCACAATCGGTTAGCCAGAGAACTGAACAGACTCAACCCCCACTGGGATGCTGAGAAGCTCTATCAGGAAGCCAGGAAAATTCTGGGAGCCTTCATACAG ATTGTCACCTTTAGGGACTATCTACCCATCCTACTGGGTGATGAGATGCAGACGTGGATACCCCCATACCAAGGCTACAGTGAAACTGTAGACCCCCGAATTTCCAATGTCTTCACCTTTGCTTTCCGCTTTGGCCACTTGGAGGTCCCCTCTACCATCTCTCGCCTGGATGAGAATTATCAGCCCTGGGGTTCAGAACCTGAGCTCCCTCTGCACACGCTCTTCTTCAACACCTGGAGGCTGGTCAAAGACG GTGGAATTGACCCTCTGGTTCGAGGCCTGCTGGCCAAGAAGGCCAAGTTGGTGCACCAGGATAAAATGATGACTGGGGAACTCCGCAACATGCTGTTCCAGCCGAATCACACCATCCATGGCTTCGACCTGGCTGCCATCAACATACAGCGCAGCCGAGACCATGGACAGCCTG GGTACAACTCCTGGAGGGCTTTCTGTGGCCTGTCACAGCCAAAGACGCTAGAAGAGCTGAGTGCTGTCCTGAGAAATGAGGTGCTGGCCAAGAAGCTGCTGGATCTCTATGGAACCCCCGACAACATCGATATCTGGTTAGGGGCCATTGCTGAACCGCTGGTCCACAGGGGTCGAGTAGGGCCTCTCCTGACCTGCCTCCTGGGACAGCAGTTTCAGCGGATTCGAGATGGAGACAG GTTCTGGTGGGAGAACCCTGGGGTCTTCACAGAGAAGCAACGGGATTCTCTACAGAAGGTGTCCTTCTCCAGACTCGTCTGTGACAACACCGCCATCAACAAGGTCCCGCTGAACCCATTCCAGGCCAACAGCTACCCCCATGGCTTTGTGGACTGCTCTTCTATTGATAAGCTCGACCTCTCCCCCTGGGCCTCAGTGAAGAAGTAG
- the Lpo gene encoding lactoperoxidase isoform X2 has translation MWCSLDGRELIALLCMMKTLVHLPILLASLTLLQTAVSARNGLTARTATIRETVDEVKVQVNKAFLDSRARLKTALTTQAPSTRHFSEYLKQAKGRTRTAIRSGQVWEESLKKLRKAVSLTNVTGQGLDFTKLSREVGCDPPAPAVNCNISNPYRTITGVCNNRKNPELGSANRALARWLPAEYEDGLFLPFGWTPGKTRNGFPLPQPREVSNQIAGYLKEEEVLDQNRSLLFMQWGQIVDHDLDFAPETEADNYSKAQCDEHCIQGDNCFPIRFPTGDPKLKTQGKCMPFFRAGFVCPTSPYQSLAREQINALTSFMDASLVYGAESGLANRLRNLSSPLGLMAVNEEVSDHGLPLLPFVKVKPSPCEVINATAGVPCFLAGDSRASEQILLATSHTLFVREHNRLARELNRLNPHWDAEKLYQEARKILGAFIQIVTFRDYLPILLGDEMQTWIPPYQGYSETVDPRISNVFTFAFRFGHLEVPSTISRLDENYQPWGSEPELPLHTLFFNTWRLVKDGGIDPLVRGLLAKKAKLVHQDKMMTGELRNMLFQPNHTIHGFDLAAINIQRSRDHGQPGYNSWRAFCGLSQPKTLEELSAVLRNEVLAKKLLDLYGTPDNIDIWLGAIAEPLVHRGRVGPLLTCLLGQQFQRIRDGDRFWWENPGVFTEKQRDSLQKVSFSRLVCDNTAINKVPLNPFQANSYPHGFVDCSSIDKLDLSPWASVKK, from the exons ATGTGGTGTTCTCTGGATGGACGTGAACTGATAGCTCTCCTCTGTA TGATGAAAACCCTTGTGCATCTCCCAATCCTCCTAGCTTCCCTGACCTTGCTCCAGACGGCAGTGTCTGCCAGAAATG GTCTGACTGCCAGAACGGCCACCATTCGTGAAACAGTGGATGAGGTCAAGGTCCAGGTCAACAAGGCCTTCCTGGATTCCCGGGCTAG GCTGAAGACTGCCCTGACCACCCAGGCTCCTTCCACCCGTCACTTCTCAGAGTATCTCAAGCAAGCCAAAGGCCGGACACGCACAGCCATCCGCAGCGGGCAGGTGTGGGAAGAGTCtctaaagaaactgaggaaggcGGTGTCCTTGACCAATGTCACAG GCCAAGGCCTGGACTTCACGAAGCTCTCTCGGGAGGTGGGCTGTGATCCCCCTGCTCCGGCAGTGAATTGCAACATAAGCAACCCTTACCGGACCATCACTGGAGTCTGTAACAACAG GAAGAATCCAGAGCTGGGATCCGCCAACAGGGCTCTGGCTCGCTGGCTGCCGGCAGAGTACGAGGACGGACTCTTCCTCCCCTTCGGGTGGACGCCGGGGAAGACGCGGAACGGCTTCCCTCTCCCACAG CCCCGTGAAGTCTCCAACCAGATCGCTGGCTacctgaaggaggaggaggttcTGGACCAAAACAGATCCCTGCTCTTCATGCAGTGGGGTCAGATCGTGGACCACGACTTGGACTTTGCCCCTGAAACTGAGGCGGACAACTACTCCAAAGCCCAGTGCGATGAACACTGTATCCAGGGAGACAACTGCTTCCCCATCAGG TTTCCAACTGGTGACCCTAAGTTGAAGACTCAGGGGAAGTGCATGCCTTTCTTCAGAGCGGGATTTGTCTGCCCCACATCGCCCTACCAATCCCTAGCCCGAGAGCAGATCAACGCGCTCACCTCTTTCATGGACGCTAGTTTGGTGTACGGCGCTGAGTCAGGCCTGGCAAATCGACTTCGAAATCTCAGCAGCCCCCTGGGCCTCATGGCTGTCAATGAGGAAGTCTCAGACCATGGGTTGCCTCTCCTGCCTTTCGTCAAAGTGAAGCCCAGCCCCTGCGAGGTCATCAACGCCACCGCTGGCGTGCCCTGCTTCTTGGCAG GAGACTCCCGAGCCTCCGAGCAGATCTTGCTGGCCACATCCCATACACTCTTTGTCCGGGAGCACAATCGGTTAGCCAGAGAACTGAACAGACTCAACCCCCACTGGGATGCTGAGAAGCTCTATCAGGAAGCCAGGAAAATTCTGGGAGCCTTCATACAG ATTGTCACCTTTAGGGACTATCTACCCATCCTACTGGGTGATGAGATGCAGACGTGGATACCCCCATACCAAGGCTACAGTGAAACTGTAGACCCCCGAATTTCCAATGTCTTCACCTTTGCTTTCCGCTTTGGCCACTTGGAGGTCCCCTCTACCATCTCTCGCCTGGATGAGAATTATCAGCCCTGGGGTTCAGAACCTGAGCTCCCTCTGCACACGCTCTTCTTCAACACCTGGAGGCTGGTCAAAGACG GTGGAATTGACCCTCTGGTTCGAGGCCTGCTGGCCAAGAAGGCCAAGTTGGTGCACCAGGATAAAATGATGACTGGGGAACTCCGCAACATGCTGTTCCAGCCGAATCACACCATCCATGGCTTCGACCTGGCTGCCATCAACATACAGCGCAGCCGAGACCATGGACAGCCTG GGTACAACTCCTGGAGGGCTTTCTGTGGCCTGTCACAGCCAAAGACGCTAGAAGAGCTGAGTGCTGTCCTGAGAAATGAGGTGCTGGCCAAGAAGCTGCTGGATCTCTATGGAACCCCCGACAACATCGATATCTGGTTAGGGGCCATTGCTGAACCGCTGGTCCACAGGGGTCGAGTAGGGCCTCTCCTGACCTGCCTCCTGGGACAGCAGTTTCAGCGGATTCGAGATGGAGACAG GTTCTGGTGGGAGAACCCTGGGGTCTTCACAGAGAAGCAACGGGATTCTCTACAGAAGGTGTCCTTCTCCAGACTCGTCTGTGACAACACCGCCATCAACAAGGTCCCGCTGAACCCATTCCAGGCCAACAGCTACCCCCATGGCTTTGTGGACTGCTCTTCTATTGATAAGCTCGACCTCTCCCCCTGGGCCTCAGTGAAGAAGTAG
- the Lpo gene encoding lactoperoxidase isoform X1, translating into MLAWVISKDTDERMHRAMMKTLVHLPILLASLTLLQTAVSARNGLTARTATIRETVDEVKVQVNKAFLDSRARLKTALTTQAPSTRHFSEYLKQAKGRTRTAIRSGQVWEESLKKLRKAVSLTNVTGQGLDFTKLSREVGCDPPAPAVNCNISNPYRTITGVCNNRKNPELGSANRALARWLPAEYEDGLFLPFGWTPGKTRNGFPLPQPREVSNQIAGYLKEEEVLDQNRSLLFMQWGQIVDHDLDFAPETEADNYSKAQCDEHCIQGDNCFPIRFPTGDPKLKTQGKCMPFFRAGFVCPTSPYQSLAREQINALTSFMDASLVYGAESGLANRLRNLSSPLGLMAVNEEVSDHGLPLLPFVKVKPSPCEVINATAGVPCFLAGDSRASEQILLATSHTLFVREHNRLARELNRLNPHWDAEKLYQEARKILGAFIQIVTFRDYLPILLGDEMQTWIPPYQGYSETVDPRISNVFTFAFRFGHLEVPSTISRLDENYQPWGSEPELPLHTLFFNTWRLVKDGGIDPLVRGLLAKKAKLVHQDKMMTGELRNMLFQPNHTIHGFDLAAINIQRSRDHGQPGYNSWRAFCGLSQPKTLEELSAVLRNEVLAKKLLDLYGTPDNIDIWLGAIAEPLVHRGRVGPLLTCLLGQQFQRIRDGDRFWWENPGVFTEKQRDSLQKVSFSRLVCDNTAINKVPLNPFQANSYPHGFVDCSSIDKLDLSPWASVKK; encoded by the exons ATGCTTGCATGGGTTATTTCCAAGGACACAGATGAAAGAATGCACAGGGCAA TGATGAAAACCCTTGTGCATCTCCCAATCCTCCTAGCTTCCCTGACCTTGCTCCAGACGGCAGTGTCTGCCAGAAATG GTCTGACTGCCAGAACGGCCACCATTCGTGAAACAGTGGATGAGGTCAAGGTCCAGGTCAACAAGGCCTTCCTGGATTCCCGGGCTAG GCTGAAGACTGCCCTGACCACCCAGGCTCCTTCCACCCGTCACTTCTCAGAGTATCTCAAGCAAGCCAAAGGCCGGACACGCACAGCCATCCGCAGCGGGCAGGTGTGGGAAGAGTCtctaaagaaactgaggaaggcGGTGTCCTTGACCAATGTCACAG GCCAAGGCCTGGACTTCACGAAGCTCTCTCGGGAGGTGGGCTGTGATCCCCCTGCTCCGGCAGTGAATTGCAACATAAGCAACCCTTACCGGACCATCACTGGAGTCTGTAACAACAG GAAGAATCCAGAGCTGGGATCCGCCAACAGGGCTCTGGCTCGCTGGCTGCCGGCAGAGTACGAGGACGGACTCTTCCTCCCCTTCGGGTGGACGCCGGGGAAGACGCGGAACGGCTTCCCTCTCCCACAG CCCCGTGAAGTCTCCAACCAGATCGCTGGCTacctgaaggaggaggaggttcTGGACCAAAACAGATCCCTGCTCTTCATGCAGTGGGGTCAGATCGTGGACCACGACTTGGACTTTGCCCCTGAAACTGAGGCGGACAACTACTCCAAAGCCCAGTGCGATGAACACTGTATCCAGGGAGACAACTGCTTCCCCATCAGG TTTCCAACTGGTGACCCTAAGTTGAAGACTCAGGGGAAGTGCATGCCTTTCTTCAGAGCGGGATTTGTCTGCCCCACATCGCCCTACCAATCCCTAGCCCGAGAGCAGATCAACGCGCTCACCTCTTTCATGGACGCTAGTTTGGTGTACGGCGCTGAGTCAGGCCTGGCAAATCGACTTCGAAATCTCAGCAGCCCCCTGGGCCTCATGGCTGTCAATGAGGAAGTCTCAGACCATGGGTTGCCTCTCCTGCCTTTCGTCAAAGTGAAGCCCAGCCCCTGCGAGGTCATCAACGCCACCGCTGGCGTGCCCTGCTTCTTGGCAG GAGACTCCCGAGCCTCCGAGCAGATCTTGCTGGCCACATCCCATACACTCTTTGTCCGGGAGCACAATCGGTTAGCCAGAGAACTGAACAGACTCAACCCCCACTGGGATGCTGAGAAGCTCTATCAGGAAGCCAGGAAAATTCTGGGAGCCTTCATACAG ATTGTCACCTTTAGGGACTATCTACCCATCCTACTGGGTGATGAGATGCAGACGTGGATACCCCCATACCAAGGCTACAGTGAAACTGTAGACCCCCGAATTTCCAATGTCTTCACCTTTGCTTTCCGCTTTGGCCACTTGGAGGTCCCCTCTACCATCTCTCGCCTGGATGAGAATTATCAGCCCTGGGGTTCAGAACCTGAGCTCCCTCTGCACACGCTCTTCTTCAACACCTGGAGGCTGGTCAAAGACG GTGGAATTGACCCTCTGGTTCGAGGCCTGCTGGCCAAGAAGGCCAAGTTGGTGCACCAGGATAAAATGATGACTGGGGAACTCCGCAACATGCTGTTCCAGCCGAATCACACCATCCATGGCTTCGACCTGGCTGCCATCAACATACAGCGCAGCCGAGACCATGGACAGCCTG GGTACAACTCCTGGAGGGCTTTCTGTGGCCTGTCACAGCCAAAGACGCTAGAAGAGCTGAGTGCTGTCCTGAGAAATGAGGTGCTGGCCAAGAAGCTGCTGGATCTCTATGGAACCCCCGACAACATCGATATCTGGTTAGGGGCCATTGCTGAACCGCTGGTCCACAGGGGTCGAGTAGGGCCTCTCCTGACCTGCCTCCTGGGACAGCAGTTTCAGCGGATTCGAGATGGAGACAG GTTCTGGTGGGAGAACCCTGGGGTCTTCACAGAGAAGCAACGGGATTCTCTACAGAAGGTGTCCTTCTCCAGACTCGTCTGTGACAACACCGCCATCAACAAGGTCCCGCTGAACCCATTCCAGGCCAACAGCTACCCCCATGGCTTTGTGGACTGCTCTTCTATTGATAAGCTCGACCTCTCCCCCTGGGCCTCAGTGAAGAAGTAG
- the Lpo gene encoding lactoperoxidase isoform X4: MKTLVHLPILLASLTLLQTAVSARNGLTARTATIRETVDEVKVQVNKAFLDSRARLKTALTTQAPSTRHFSEYLKQAKGRTRTAIRSGQVWEESLKKLRKAVSLTNVTGQGLDFTKLSREVGCDPPAPAVNCNISNPYRTITGVCNNRKNPELGSANRALARWLPAEYEDGLFLPFGWTPGKTRNGFPLPQPREVSNQIAGYLKEEEVLDQNRSLLFMQWGQIVDHDLDFAPETEADNYSKAQCDEHCIQGDNCFPIRFPTGDPKLKTQGKCMPFFRAGFVCPTSPYQSLAREQINALTSFMDASLVYGAESGLANRLRNLSSPLGLMAVNEEVSDHGLPLLPFVKVKPSPCEVINATAGVPCFLAGDSRASEQILLATSHTLFVREHNRLARELNRLNPHWDAEKLYQEARKILGAFIQIVTFRDYLPILLGDEMQTWIPPYQGYSETVDPRISNVFTFAFRFGHLEVPSTISRLDENYQPWGSEPELPLHTLFFNTWRLVKDGGIDPLVRGLLAKKAKLVHQDKMMTGELRNMLFQPNHTIHGFDLAAINIQRSRDHGQPGYNSWRAFCGLSQPKTLEELSAVLRNEVLAKKLLDLYGTPDNIDIWLGAIAEPLVHRGRVGPLLTCLLGQQFQRIRDGDRFWWENPGVFTEKQRDSLQKVSFSRLVCDNTAINKVPLNPFQANSYPHGFVDCSSIDKLDLSPWASVKK; the protein is encoded by the exons ATGAAAACCCTTGTGCATCTCCCAATCCTCCTAGCTTCCCTGACCTTGCTCCAGACGGCAGTGTCTGCCAGAAATG GTCTGACTGCCAGAACGGCCACCATTCGTGAAACAGTGGATGAGGTCAAGGTCCAGGTCAACAAGGCCTTCCTGGATTCCCGGGCTAG GCTGAAGACTGCCCTGACCACCCAGGCTCCTTCCACCCGTCACTTCTCAGAGTATCTCAAGCAAGCCAAAGGCCGGACACGCACAGCCATCCGCAGCGGGCAGGTGTGGGAAGAGTCtctaaagaaactgaggaaggcGGTGTCCTTGACCAATGTCACAG GCCAAGGCCTGGACTTCACGAAGCTCTCTCGGGAGGTGGGCTGTGATCCCCCTGCTCCGGCAGTGAATTGCAACATAAGCAACCCTTACCGGACCATCACTGGAGTCTGTAACAACAG GAAGAATCCAGAGCTGGGATCCGCCAACAGGGCTCTGGCTCGCTGGCTGCCGGCAGAGTACGAGGACGGACTCTTCCTCCCCTTCGGGTGGACGCCGGGGAAGACGCGGAACGGCTTCCCTCTCCCACAG CCCCGTGAAGTCTCCAACCAGATCGCTGGCTacctgaaggaggaggaggttcTGGACCAAAACAGATCCCTGCTCTTCATGCAGTGGGGTCAGATCGTGGACCACGACTTGGACTTTGCCCCTGAAACTGAGGCGGACAACTACTCCAAAGCCCAGTGCGATGAACACTGTATCCAGGGAGACAACTGCTTCCCCATCAGG TTTCCAACTGGTGACCCTAAGTTGAAGACTCAGGGGAAGTGCATGCCTTTCTTCAGAGCGGGATTTGTCTGCCCCACATCGCCCTACCAATCCCTAGCCCGAGAGCAGATCAACGCGCTCACCTCTTTCATGGACGCTAGTTTGGTGTACGGCGCTGAGTCAGGCCTGGCAAATCGACTTCGAAATCTCAGCAGCCCCCTGGGCCTCATGGCTGTCAATGAGGAAGTCTCAGACCATGGGTTGCCTCTCCTGCCTTTCGTCAAAGTGAAGCCCAGCCCCTGCGAGGTCATCAACGCCACCGCTGGCGTGCCCTGCTTCTTGGCAG GAGACTCCCGAGCCTCCGAGCAGATCTTGCTGGCCACATCCCATACACTCTTTGTCCGGGAGCACAATCGGTTAGCCAGAGAACTGAACAGACTCAACCCCCACTGGGATGCTGAGAAGCTCTATCAGGAAGCCAGGAAAATTCTGGGAGCCTTCATACAG ATTGTCACCTTTAGGGACTATCTACCCATCCTACTGGGTGATGAGATGCAGACGTGGATACCCCCATACCAAGGCTACAGTGAAACTGTAGACCCCCGAATTTCCAATGTCTTCACCTTTGCTTTCCGCTTTGGCCACTTGGAGGTCCCCTCTACCATCTCTCGCCTGGATGAGAATTATCAGCCCTGGGGTTCAGAACCTGAGCTCCCTCTGCACACGCTCTTCTTCAACACCTGGAGGCTGGTCAAAGACG GTGGAATTGACCCTCTGGTTCGAGGCCTGCTGGCCAAGAAGGCCAAGTTGGTGCACCAGGATAAAATGATGACTGGGGAACTCCGCAACATGCTGTTCCAGCCGAATCACACCATCCATGGCTTCGACCTGGCTGCCATCAACATACAGCGCAGCCGAGACCATGGACAGCCTG GGTACAACTCCTGGAGGGCTTTCTGTGGCCTGTCACAGCCAAAGACGCTAGAAGAGCTGAGTGCTGTCCTGAGAAATGAGGTGCTGGCCAAGAAGCTGCTGGATCTCTATGGAACCCCCGACAACATCGATATCTGGTTAGGGGCCATTGCTGAACCGCTGGTCCACAGGGGTCGAGTAGGGCCTCTCCTGACCTGCCTCCTGGGACAGCAGTTTCAGCGGATTCGAGATGGAGACAG GTTCTGGTGGGAGAACCCTGGGGTCTTCACAGAGAAGCAACGGGATTCTCTACAGAAGGTGTCCTTCTCCAGACTCGTCTGTGACAACACCGCCATCAACAAGGTCCCGCTGAACCCATTCCAGGCCAACAGCTACCCCCATGGCTTTGTGGACTGCTCTTCTATTGATAAGCTCGACCTCTCCCCCTGGGCCTCAGTGAAGAAGTAG